TTCTGGCTGATATGTCTTCGGGAGAGTTACAAACAACGACTACCTTATATTTCGAAAACGAATCAAAAGTAAAAACCCTTGGAGTTGCATGGGAAACAAAAACGGATCAGTTTTGTATCGATATACAGCCAAATGTGAATGATGGCTACTGGACTAAACGTAAAATATTCTCATCAATTGCTCAATTATATGATCCTCTTGGCTTGGTATCTCCCGTTGTTACTTGGGCGAAAATACGTATGCAACGTCTGTGGCTAGCCTCTCTTGAATGGGACGAACGAGTACCTGACGAAATTGAAATACATTGGAAGGAGTTCAGTAATCAGCTGTCGCTTTTGCGAATGTTTAAAGTACCCCGTTTCGTATTTTTACAAAATTCCGTGGAAACTCAATTTCATGTGTTTTGCGACGCTTCAGAATCAGCCTACGGTACTTGTATATACGCTCGCTCAATGAACGTTACTGGAAAAGTTAAGACCGAATTGATTACCTCGAAATCACGAGTTGCACCTCTGAAAAGAATCAGCTTACCACGTTTGGAGCTTTGTGCTGCACTATTGGGTGCCAAGCTCTACCATAAAACTGCATGCGCATTACGAATGAAGGACACTCCGTGTTGGTTATGGTCGGACTCTATAGTCACTCTATATTGGATTCGAGCACCATCAAATACTTGGCAGACCTTTATCGGGAACCGTACTGCCGAAATTCAGCGGCTTACAAGCGGTAAAAGCTGGAAACATATTAAAGGAACTGATAATCCTGCTGATGTCGTTTCTCGTGGAATGTTGCCGTCAGAATTTATGAAAAGCACAATGTGGCTCCACGGTCCGGATTGGCTCCGTGAAGAAGAGGAAAGGTGGCCTAAGAACACGCAATTGATTCCGCCCTCTGAAGAAATCCTGGAACGAAAACGAACGGTGATGGTTGCTCAAGTTGTCCTGAAACCATTTTTTCTGTTTGAGCGGTATTCCAATTTCCAGCGTTTGCTCAGAATAACAGCATATATATTACGCTTTTTAAACTGTTGCCGAAGCAAGCAAAGAAAGTCACATGAAGAATTTCTCTCAGCGATGGAGTTGGTACAAGCCAAGGAATGCTTAGTGAGGTCAGCCCAGTATGAAGCCTTCGCTGATGAAAAGAGAGCACTGGAATATAAAAGACCTCTGTCAATGAAATCTAATTTGAAACACTTACTACCTTTCGTCGATGATAGAGGAGTCTTGCGTGTCGGTGGAAGATTGGCGCAATCCACAGAGAGCTACAAAACTAAACACCCTATGATATTACCAGATAAGCATCCATTATCTCGCCTTGTCGCTAAGCATTTCCATATTACAAATATGCACTCAGGACCTCGCATGACTTTGTCTGCAATGCGACAAGAATTCTGGCCCATACGTGGAAAATTACTCGTACATTACGTTTGTCGAAATTGTCAAAATTGTTTCCGATTGAATCCTGTTCCTGTAACACAACCCGTCGGCCAGTTGCCCACTTCACGCGTAGTTCCAAGCCGTCCATTCGCAATTACTGGTGTTGATTATTGCGGTCCAGTATACCTGAAGCCAGTCCATCGTCGTGCCGCTCCGAAAAAAGCATTTATCGCTATATTCATTTGCTTCAGTTCAAAAGCAGTTCATATAGAATTAGTATCCGATTTATCAACAAATGCATTTATCGCTGCCCTGCGCCGCTTCATCGCTCGCCGTGGGCTGCCAAACGAGATCCACTCAGATaatggaaccaattttcgaggTGCCAACAATGCTCTTGCAGATCTTTACCACCTTCTGAACCGTAAATCGAGTCAAGAGATCTTTTTTAACGAATGTGGCGCGAAAGGAATAACCTGGAAGTTTATCCCACCAAGAGCACCCAGCTTTGGAGGCCTGTGGGAAGCGGCCGTGAAAACTGCAAAAAGTACAATGGTCAAAACAATTGGGAACTCCAAGTTATCATATGAAGATTTTGTTACTGTTCTGACACAAATTGAAGCGAACATGAATACGCGTCCGCTTACCCCACTCTCCGAGGATCCTTCCGAGTTAGATGTTTTAACCCCTGGACATTTCCTCACGGGATCGTCGCTCGCAGCCTTACCAGATCCGGACTATTCGAACATTCCTTTGAATCGTCTCAAACATTATCAACAGCTGCAACAACTAGTTCAAAACCACTGGAAAAGGTGGAAAAAGGAATACTTAACCGAAGTGAATAATCAGCGAAAAAAGACATCGATACCAGTTAGCCTTCGGATTGGTCAAATGGTTCTGTTGCAGGAAGATAACAAATCGTCCATCGCTTGGCCTCTCGCGAGAATCGTCGCAGTGCATCCAGGAGAAGACAATATCATCCGGGTGGTCACCGTCAAAACAGCAAACGGAATTTATAAAAGACCAACCTCACGAATTTTTCCGTTGCCTTCAGATGAATCAATCGGTGTACAGGAATCTGTGCAATAAGCAAATCTGTAAGAAATGTTGACAACAACGGATTCGATAGTTTTGTTTATGTCTATTGTAAATTGTCTAAAGCCAAGTTTAGGTGGCCGGCTATGTTACAGTTGATAGTAGATACGGAGCTTAGAAACAAGAACGCAGCCAGAAAGAGTAACGCTTTCCATCTTAGTAGTAGAAAATGTAGTAGAAAAAAGAATGTCTCTCTTAGTTCGCCATAGTTAACTCGGTATCACCATTCTCAAAGGCTCAATTGTAGAAATAAATGTAGTTTGGTATAAATTATATGGTTGTACTCCGCGAATAAAGTGTTCTTCATCTGCTACGTATTTGGTGTTATTCGTTTATCCTAAGTCTCGTATCGTTTCCCGTATCACGTAACGTATTGGAAGGGACAGTTGGAATGAGAACAGATTCAAATCACGGGGACGTCCAGGAATTGTCAGCACTATTGAATCCGGTGAATTGAAGAATTCGATAAGGGTTGAAACACCATCGAACGTTAAGCAtctctcgtttttttttaatttcgcaaAGGTTCCTCATCGAACAATACGCGACAACGATGAGGATCATATatatgtactagctgacccggcaaacattgttctgccataaaaattatttctagtgaatatgttgattgtaaaataaaaaataactaatgtattgtaagtgtgtttaaatgttttaaagatcTACACATAATTGAAACGTTCGTTACTCTTTCTTTCATACTTCTGTTTGAGATGCCGAGGTAATAGAGTGCCAAGTCGATgacaataatttaaaaaaaacactaaacattccttgtattccattcccgatgtatttcattcacgaatctgacatgtttgttctcttgaacgttaaatgtaaattgaaaaaaggaattaatttcgttgttgcaaatttgttgctcttcatcgaatgttttgctcagctgaggcgaatatagCACTACTGAACGgttttccatgtcaatgtctgcgttgttaatttttatgaatgattgtccgtcattatcagtttttattcgttgatatattggacatccacctaggcttgcggtcgtgtcgttggtgaaatctttaagaaaatgcattgtacagtttccatctgccatgcaaggctataaaaaGGCTATGTTTGtgataacaatatcgaacaatcacccatatttcgtcattaaCAGACCCGAAATcaatttaaattgttgaaatttgaatgaaaatgtttattcgatgttgtttgaatacttagtagacatagccttgaccctaactcaactattttttccataaatcttcttgcatttcagccaaaatattatccagaatataaaataattatcagagactattttcgtccgatattttccctacctgtaaagaatgtgttattctgttacacagaacacacaatagagccatagttcatttaattttttttaaagcgtatttattccactcgaaaattcataacaatttacgcttcacagaaatggaacacgaagctcaataaCGTCTATCGCATTGCGTTTCAAGGTCGGATGACAttcgttctctttgaaaaacaatctatgggtcgattatttgaatattatttataccaaaatactaaaatcgcgtttaaaaataggaaatggaggtaaacctttgaggttatatgtacttttatgccaaatttataaaaaaaaagaaataaaacttatttacattttttttgcataggaccaccctaatcggtataaaacatatggtaatcggtacccgagcggtatcatatatagtttacgtcctattctcatgcctaccaaattTTTAGTGCATAACTTcatgaaaatcggtcgagccgtttcggaggagttcgaccacgaacatcgtgacacgagaattttatatatatatagattatatccgaatatattattatatttcagtcagagtggaccaagtgccagaaagtaaaaaaatgtaattataCAACTTTTCATGATCTATTTCAGATCCAACCATTGTTTTCCATTGATTGCAAGTACTCTTTTTCATAATCACGCAAATCTGTATGTCGttgaatcatatttttttagaaaatcaaGAATAGTACTTGAAGATACATactaatcgattatttttgataaataaaTTACTGTTTCAAGCCATAACATCAGTTCGTTTTATTGTATAAGTTTATTGGAAGAAATCCTACTGAATAAATGATATGATTTCATCATCAAAATGTTCATTTATAGTTGGAAAAGTCtctgaaaatatgtttctgtTCAGTCAGTGTGAACCAAGTGCAAATAGCCAATCGCCTCTTGATTCGCCTCAAAGATGTTATTTTTATAACAATACTATCGCAGGCAAGAATACATCCGAATCAAGCATTTATGTACCT
The Toxorhynchites rutilus septentrionalis strain SRP chromosome 2, ASM2978413v1, whole genome shotgun sequence genome window above contains:
- the LOC129771224 gene encoding uncharacterized protein LOC129771224, which gives rise to MKHMTHVGKLDELPSRQDQVVCYLPHHPVLKESSSTTKLRVVFDGSAKTSKNFSLNEALLTGPVIQDDLLVLMLRFRKHAVALVADVEKMYRQIKIHPTDASLQRILWRFSSSDPVQVYELQTVTYGLSPSSFIATRVLQQLATDVGKRYKRAAGVVTEDFYMDDLLSGAETIDEAKHLRYEIQTLLAEGGFQLRKWSSNCQEVLADMSSGELQTTTTLYFENESKVKTLGVAWETKTDQFCIDIQPNVNDGYWTKRKIFSSIAQLYDPLGLVSPVVTWAKIRMQRLWLASLEWDERVPDEIEIHWKEFSNQLSLLRMFKVPRFVFLQNSVETQFHVFCDASESAYGTCIYARSMNVTGKVKTELITSKSRVAPLKRISLPRLELCAALLGAKLYHKTACALRMKDTPCWLWSDSIVTLYWIRAPSNTWQTFIGNRTAEIQRLTSGKSWKHIKGTDNPADVVSRGMLPSEFMKSTMWLHGPDWLREEEERWPKNTQLIPPSEEILERKRTVMVAQVVLKPFFLFERYSNFQRLLRITAYILRFLNCCRSKQRKSHEEFLSAMELVQAKECLVRSAQYEAFADEKRALEYKRPLSMKSNLKHLLPFVDDRGVLRVGGRLAQSTESYKTKHPMILPDKHPLSRMTLSAMRQEFWPIRGKLLVHYVCRNCQNCFRLNPVPVTQPVGQLPTSRVVPSRPFAITGVDYCGPVYLKPVHRRAAPKKAFIAIFICFSSKAVHIELVSDLSTNAFIAALRRFIARRGLPNEIHSDNGTNFRGANNALADLYHLLNRKSSQEIFFNECGAKGITWKFIPPRAPSFGGLWEAAVKTAKSTMVKTIGNSKLSYEDFVTVLTQIEANMNTRPLTPLSEDPSELDVLTPGHFLTGSSLAALPDPDYSNIPLNRLKHYQQLQQLVQNHWKRWKKEYLTEVNNQRKKTSIPVSLRIGQMVLLQEDNKSSIAWPLARIVAVHPGEDNIIRVVTVKTANGIYKRPTSRIFPLPSDESIGVQESVQ